A window of Hyperolius riggenbachi isolate aHypRig1 chromosome 1, aHypRig1.pri, whole genome shotgun sequence contains these coding sequences:
- the SNRNP35 gene encoding U11/U12 small nuclear ribonucleoprotein 35 kDa protein produces MNEWTPIAKAYHPLKAGSIDGTDEEPHDRAVLRAMLSRYVPNKGVVGDPLLTLFVARLSQQTTEEKLKEVFSRYGDIQRLRLVRDIITGFSKGYAFIEYKQESAIKKAYRDANKLVIDQREIFVDYELERVLKGWIPRRLGGGFGGKKESGQLRFGGRDRPFRKPINLPAYSGIAHSDGFADKRHRSRSRERLQDWRGKKDYSRDRGRDVRWHDKSQSQYDKEPNQERRKDERRKDRDRDEKDKHKESKRDRSKESKRDRSRERDRK; encoded by the coding sequence ATGAATGAGTGGACCCCCATCGCAAAGGCGTACCATCCTCTTAAGGCTGGAAGTATCGATGGCACAGATGAAGAACCACATGATCGTGCTGTCCTCAGGGCAATGTTGTCTCGTTATGTGCCCAATAAAGGTGTTGTTGGAGACCCTTTGTTAACCTTATTTGTAGCTAGATTAAGCCAACAAACCACAGAAGAAAAGCTAAAAGAGGTCTTCTCCCGTTATGGTGATATACAGAGGCTTCGGTTGGTCAGAGACATAATCACCGGATTTTCAAAAGGCTATGCGTTCATAGAGTATAAACAAGAGAGTGCCATCAAGAAAGCATACAGAGATGCCAATAAGCTGGTGATAGATCAGCGGGAAATATTTGTGGACTATGAACTGGAAAGGGTTCTGAAAGGATGGATTCCACGTCGCCTGGGTGGAGGTTTTGGCGGTAAAAAAGAATCTGGACAGCTGAGATTTGGAGGACGTGACAGGCCATTTAGGAAGCCGATTAATTTGCCTGCCTATTCAGGTATTGCTCATTCTGATGGTTTTGCTGATAAAAGACACCGATCTCGATCTAGAGAAAGGCTTCAAGACTGGCGAGGAAAGAAAGATTATTCACGGGACAGAGGAAGGGATGTCAGATGGCATGATAAATCACAGAGCCAGTATGACAAAGAACCAAATCAGGAGAGACGCAAAGATGAAAGGAGAAAAGACCGGGACAGAGATGAAAAAGACAAACACAAAGAAAGTAAAagggacagaagcaaagaaagtaaAAGGGACAGAAGCAGAGAAAGAGACAGAAAATAA